In one window of Tachypleus tridentatus isolate NWPU-2018 chromosome 2, ASM421037v1, whole genome shotgun sequence DNA:
- the LOC143244250 gene encoding lissencephaly-1 homolog isoform X3 yields MEALEGFKREADMLGEIDKKYVGLLEKKWTSVIRLQKKVMDLEAKLAEAEKEYISGAPTREKRSPLEWIPRPPEKYTLSGHRAPVTRVIFHPVFSLLVSSSEDATIKAWDYETGDYEKTMKGHTDSVQDIAFDHTGKWLVSCSADMSVKLWDFQVYECVKTMQGHDHNVSSVTFTPSGDHVLSCSRDKTIKMWEVATGYCVKTFTGHREWVRMVRINQDGSLIASCSNDQTVRVWVITTKECKLELREHDHVVECIAWAPGSATPAINEAARADNNKGARTGPFLLSGSRDKTLKMWDISTGLCLFTMIGHDNWVRGLQFHPGGKYVISASDDKTLRVWDIKNKRCFKTLEAHTHFCTSLDFHRNSPYVITGSVDQTVKVWECR; encoded by the exons ATGGAGGCTTTAGAGGGTTTCAAAAGAGAGGCAGATATG CTTGGAGAAATAGATAAGAAGTATGTTGGACTTCTAGAAAAGAAATGGACATCGGTCATCAGATTACAAAAGAAG GTTATGGATTTGGAAGCAAAACTTGCTGAGGCTGAAAAAGAATACATATCTGGTGCTCCCACTCGAGAAAAACGATCCCCTTTGGAATGGATACCTCGCCCCCCTGAGAAGTACACCCTTTCAGGACACCGAGCTCCTGTGACCAGAGTAATTTTTCATCctgtatttagtcttttggtgtCTTCCAGTGAGGATGCCACAATTAAG gCATGGGATTATGAAACAGGTGATTATGAAAAAACCATGAAGGGCCACACAGACTCAGTCCAAGACATTGCATTTGACCACACTGGAAAATGGCTTG TGTCTTGCTCTGCTGACATGTCTGTCAAGCTCTGGGACTTTCAAGTCTATGAATGTGTCAAGACAATGCAGG GGCATGACCATAATGTATCCTCTGTGACTTTTACACCCAGTGGTGACCACGTACTGTCCTGTTCTCGAGACAAAACCATCAAGATGTGGGAGGTTGCAACTGG CTATTGTGTCAAAACTTTCACTGGGCATAGAGAATGGGTTAGAATGGTCAGAATTAACCAAGATGGATCCTTGATTGCTTCTTGTTCAAATGATCAG ACTGTACGAGTGTGGGTGATCACTACGAAAGAGTGTAAACTGGAGCTGCGGGAACACGATCATGTTGTAGAGTGTATTGCTTGGGCTCCAGGGAGTGCTACTCCAGCAATCAATGAGGCAGCTAGAGCTGAT aacaataaagGGGCTAGGACTGGTCCATTCTTGCTGTCAGGGTCTCgagacaaaacattaaaaatgtgggATATCAGCACTGGCCTCTGTCTTTTTACCATG ATTGGGCACGACAACTGGGTCCGAGGCCTGCAGTTTCATCCAGGAGGCAAGTATGTCATCAGTGCTTCTGATGACAAGACTCTCAGAGTGTGGGACATTAAAAATAAACGCTGTTTCAAGACTTTGGAAGCGCACACTCATTTCTGTACCTCATTAG ACTTTCACCGAAATTCTCCTTACGTCATCACAGGCAGTGTAGATCAGACGGTCAAGGTGTGGGAATGCCGTTAA
- the LOC143244250 gene encoding lissencephaly-1 homolog isoform X2 yields MKMVLSQRQREELNKAVADYLSSSGYMEALEGFKREADMLGEIDKKYVGLLEKKWTSVIRLQKKVMDLEAKLAEAEKEYISGAPTREKRSPLEWIPRPPEKYTLSGHRAPVTRVIFHPVFSLLVSSSEDATIKAWDYETGDYEKTMKGHTDSVQDIAFDHTGKWLVSCSADMSVKLWDFQVYECVKTMQGHDHNVSSVTFTPSGDHVLSCSRDKTIKMWEVATGYCVKTFTGHREWVRMVRINQDGSLIASCSNDQTVRVWVITTKECKLELREHDHVVECIAWAPGSATPAINEAARADNNKGARTGPFLLSGSRDKTLKMWDISTGLCLFTMIGHDNWVRGLQFHPGGKYVISASDDKTLRVWDIKNKRCFKTLEAHTHFCTSLDFHRNSPYVITGSVDQTVKVWECR; encoded by the exons AAACAAAGCGGTTGCAGACTATCTTTCATCTAGTGGATACATGGAGGCTTTAGAGGGTTTCAAAAGAGAGGCAGATATG CTTGGAGAAATAGATAAGAAGTATGTTGGACTTCTAGAAAAGAAATGGACATCGGTCATCAGATTACAAAAGAAG GTTATGGATTTGGAAGCAAAACTTGCTGAGGCTGAAAAAGAATACATATCTGGTGCTCCCACTCGAGAAAAACGATCCCCTTTGGAATGGATACCTCGCCCCCCTGAGAAGTACACCCTTTCAGGACACCGAGCTCCTGTGACCAGAGTAATTTTTCATCctgtatttagtcttttggtgtCTTCCAGTGAGGATGCCACAATTAAG gCATGGGATTATGAAACAGGTGATTATGAAAAAACCATGAAGGGCCACACAGACTCAGTCCAAGACATTGCATTTGACCACACTGGAAAATGGCTTG TGTCTTGCTCTGCTGACATGTCTGTCAAGCTCTGGGACTTTCAAGTCTATGAATGTGTCAAGACAATGCAGG GGCATGACCATAATGTATCCTCTGTGACTTTTACACCCAGTGGTGACCACGTACTGTCCTGTTCTCGAGACAAAACCATCAAGATGTGGGAGGTTGCAACTGG CTATTGTGTCAAAACTTTCACTGGGCATAGAGAATGGGTTAGAATGGTCAGAATTAACCAAGATGGATCCTTGATTGCTTCTTGTTCAAATGATCAG ACTGTACGAGTGTGGGTGATCACTACGAAAGAGTGTAAACTGGAGCTGCGGGAACACGATCATGTTGTAGAGTGTATTGCTTGGGCTCCAGGGAGTGCTACTCCAGCAATCAATGAGGCAGCTAGAGCTGAT aacaataaagGGGCTAGGACTGGTCCATTCTTGCTGTCAGGGTCTCgagacaaaacattaaaaatgtgggATATCAGCACTGGCCTCTGTCTTTTTACCATG ATTGGGCACGACAACTGGGTCCGAGGCCTGCAGTTTCATCCAGGAGGCAAGTATGTCATCAGTGCTTCTGATGACAAGACTCTCAGAGTGTGGGACATTAAAAATAAACGCTGTTTCAAGACTTTGGAAGCGCACACTCATTTCTGTACCTCATTAG ACTTTCACCGAAATTCTCCTTACGTCATCACAGGCAGTGTAGATCAGACGGTCAAGGTGTGGGAATGCCGTTAA
- the LOC143244250 gene encoding lissencephaly-1 homolog isoform X1, producing the protein MMSCIDGHHVVKLVKRYIAYTLYRNKAVADYLSSSGYMEALEGFKREADMLGEIDKKYVGLLEKKWTSVIRLQKKVMDLEAKLAEAEKEYISGAPTREKRSPLEWIPRPPEKYTLSGHRAPVTRVIFHPVFSLLVSSSEDATIKAWDYETGDYEKTMKGHTDSVQDIAFDHTGKWLVSCSADMSVKLWDFQVYECVKTMQGHDHNVSSVTFTPSGDHVLSCSRDKTIKMWEVATGYCVKTFTGHREWVRMVRINQDGSLIASCSNDQTVRVWVITTKECKLELREHDHVVECIAWAPGSATPAINEAARADNNKGARTGPFLLSGSRDKTLKMWDISTGLCLFTMIGHDNWVRGLQFHPGGKYVISASDDKTLRVWDIKNKRCFKTLEAHTHFCTSLDFHRNSPYVITGSVDQTVKVWECR; encoded by the exons AAACAAAGCGGTTGCAGACTATCTTTCATCTAGTGGATACATGGAGGCTTTAGAGGGTTTCAAAAGAGAGGCAGATATG CTTGGAGAAATAGATAAGAAGTATGTTGGACTTCTAGAAAAGAAATGGACATCGGTCATCAGATTACAAAAGAAG GTTATGGATTTGGAAGCAAAACTTGCTGAGGCTGAAAAAGAATACATATCTGGTGCTCCCACTCGAGAAAAACGATCCCCTTTGGAATGGATACCTCGCCCCCCTGAGAAGTACACCCTTTCAGGACACCGAGCTCCTGTGACCAGAGTAATTTTTCATCctgtatttagtcttttggtgtCTTCCAGTGAGGATGCCACAATTAAG gCATGGGATTATGAAACAGGTGATTATGAAAAAACCATGAAGGGCCACACAGACTCAGTCCAAGACATTGCATTTGACCACACTGGAAAATGGCTTG TGTCTTGCTCTGCTGACATGTCTGTCAAGCTCTGGGACTTTCAAGTCTATGAATGTGTCAAGACAATGCAGG GGCATGACCATAATGTATCCTCTGTGACTTTTACACCCAGTGGTGACCACGTACTGTCCTGTTCTCGAGACAAAACCATCAAGATGTGGGAGGTTGCAACTGG CTATTGTGTCAAAACTTTCACTGGGCATAGAGAATGGGTTAGAATGGTCAGAATTAACCAAGATGGATCCTTGATTGCTTCTTGTTCAAATGATCAG ACTGTACGAGTGTGGGTGATCACTACGAAAGAGTGTAAACTGGAGCTGCGGGAACACGATCATGTTGTAGAGTGTATTGCTTGGGCTCCAGGGAGTGCTACTCCAGCAATCAATGAGGCAGCTAGAGCTGAT aacaataaagGGGCTAGGACTGGTCCATTCTTGCTGTCAGGGTCTCgagacaaaacattaaaaatgtgggATATCAGCACTGGCCTCTGTCTTTTTACCATG ATTGGGCACGACAACTGGGTCCGAGGCCTGCAGTTTCATCCAGGAGGCAAGTATGTCATCAGTGCTTCTGATGACAAGACTCTCAGAGTGTGGGACATTAAAAATAAACGCTGTTTCAAGACTTTGGAAGCGCACACTCATTTCTGTACCTCATTAG ACTTTCACCGAAATTCTCCTTACGTCATCACAGGCAGTGTAGATCAGACGGTCAAGGTGTGGGAATGCCGTTAA